A stretch of the Vigna radiata var. radiata cultivar VC1973A chromosome 7, Vradiata_ver6, whole genome shotgun sequence genome encodes the following:
- the LOC106767574 gene encoding cysteine-rich and transmembrane domain-containing protein WIH1 produces the protein MSYYHQQQPPVGVPPPQGYPGKDPYPPPGYPAQGYPPAGYPPPGYPPQGYPPQYQQPPPRQETGFLEGCLAALCCCCLLDACF, from the exons ATGAGCTATTATCACCAGCAACAGCCTCCAGTTGGGGTTCCTCCCCCACAAG GATATCCAGGAAAGGACCCTTATCCCCCACCAGGCTACCCAGCTCAAGGTTACCCTCCTGCAGGCTACCCTCCACCAGGATACCCTCCACAAGGCTATCCTCCTCAGTACCAACAACCTCCTCCTAGGCAAGAAACCGGTTTTCTTGAAGGATG TTTGGCCGCACTCTGTTGTTGCTGTTTACTTGATGCTTGCTTTTAG
- the LOC106765636 gene encoding uncharacterized protein LOC106765636 gives MGNCQAAEAATVVIQHPGNKVERIYWSLSAHQVMDSNPGHYVALVVSSPTLKSDNGTPMKQLKLLRPDDTLHIGQVYRLISFEDVLKEFASKKCGKLGKLLKETGGQGVQMRHRDNRASNPSLTSKNEYGSSKVEQEIQRMESNGSSSSSNNKGVGRHFVGSGVQWKPALQSIAEIGT, from the exons atGGGGAATTGCCAAGCTGCAGAAGCGGCTACGGTTGTGATTCAACACCCTGGGAACAAGGTCGAGAGGATTTATTGGTCGCTTAGCGCACACCAGGTTATGGACTCCAACCCCGGTCACTATGTTGCACTGGTCGTGTCCTCACCTACGCTTAAGTCCGACAATGGCACACCAATGAAACAACTTAAGCTTCTCCGACCCGATGATACTTTGCATATTGGCCAGGTTTATCGCTTGATCAGTTTCGAAG ATGTGTTGAAGGAGTTTGCTTCCAAGAAATGTGGCAAACTCGGGAAATTGCTGAAGGAAACAGGGGGTCAAGGGGTTCAGATGAGGCACAGAGATAACAGAGCTTCAAATCCTAGCCTGACTTCCAAAAATGAATACGGTTCCAGTAAG GTGGAACAAGAGATTCAACGAATGGAAAGCAAtggcagcagcagcagcagcaataACAAAGGTGTTGGAAGACATTTCGTTGGTTCTGGTGTGCAATGGAAGCCAGCCTTACAGAGCATTGCAGAAATTGGAACTTAA